Proteins from one Hemiscyllium ocellatum isolate sHemOce1 chromosome 30, sHemOce1.pat.X.cur, whole genome shotgun sequence genomic window:
- the LOC132829968 gene encoding zinc finger protein 239-like, translating into MSKRQYSRTGERLWKCGNCGKGFLYPSQLEMHQRSHTGEKPFTCSCCGKGFTRLSNLLEHQRSHTGEKPFTCSNCGKGFTQSSGLLKHQRIHTGERPFTCSVCGKGFAQSFSLHVHQRVHTGERPFTCSECGKRFTQSSSLLIHQRVHTGERPFTCSDCGKGFSYSSNLLKHQRVHTGERPLTCPVCEKGFADSNSLQIHQRVHSGERPFTCSECGKGFTCSSNLLRHQSVHTGARPFACSECGKGFTQSSKLLTHQQIHKEQQQKGFAPRLTKE; encoded by the coding sequence ATGTCCAAGCGTCAGTACAGTCGCACTGGGGAGAGACTGTGGAAATGTGGGAATTGTGGGAAGGGATTTCTTTACCCATCCCAGCTGGAAATGCACCaacgcagtcacactggggagaagccattcacctgctcttgttgtgggaagggattcactcgattATCCAACCTGCTGGAACACCAACGTAgtcacactggagagaaaccgTTCACCTGCTCcaattgtgggaaaggattcactcaatcatcCGGCCTGCTTAAACACCAGcgaattcacactggggagagaccattcacctgttctgtttgtgggaaaggATTCGCTCAGTCATTCAGCTTGCATGTGCACCAGCGGGTTCatactggggagagaccattcacctgttctgaatgtgggaaaagattcactcagtcatccagCCTGTTGatccaccagcgagttcacactggggagagaccattcacctgctctgattgtgggaaaggattcagttACTCATCCAACCTGCTTaagcaccagcgagttcacactggagagagaccATTGACCTGTCCTGTGTGTGAGAAAGGCTTTGCTGATTCAAACTCCCTGCAGATCCACCAGCGAGTTCActctggggagagaccattcacctgctctgagtgtggaaAAGGATTCACTTGCTCATCTAACCTGCTGAGACATCAGAGTGTTCACACTGGGGCGAGGCCATTTGCCtgttctgagtgtgggaagggatttactcaATCATCCAAACTATTAACACACCAGCAAATTCACAAAGAACAGCAGCAGAAAGGTTTTGCTCCGCGTCTCACCAAGGAATGA